The segment GTCAACGCCCCCATCAACGGGTATCTTGCCGGTGCGCGGTCGGTCAACCCCGATGTGGACTTCGAGGTTACGTTCATCGAGAGCTGGTGGGATCCCGCCACCGCCAAGGAGGCCGCCGCGGCCCAGATCGCGGCGGGCGCCGACGTGCTCTACGCCATCGTCTTCGGTGTCTTCGAGGCTGCCGAGGAGGCGGGTGCCTACGGGGTGGGCGACCTCGTGGATGTTCAGTTCCTTGCGCCCGACGTGGTGCTCACCAGCACGGTGGCCAAGTGGGACCAGGCCATCGAGGTGACGATCGACGCCTGGTGGGACCAGATGGCCAACGGCGTTCCGATGAACGCGCCGATGGAGCGGATCATGTTCCACATGCCCCAAGGCGGTGGCGACATCGCGCCGCTCAACGAGGCGCTGGTGCCCGCAGACGTGCGCGACAAGGTGCTCGAGGCGCGGGATCAGATACTCTCCGGCGACCTGGTGGTGGACCTCAACGACGCTCCGCCCGAGTAACCGGGGTTTCACAGAGGGTTTCTAGACCGGGGAGGCGGTGGTTACCGTCTCCCCCGCATCGGGTGCCTCATCCGGCGGCGGGGTTCACTCGACGGTAATGGAGTAAACCACCACGTCTCTCGAGGGTGCTCCGCCCATGTTGCCGGTGGCCACATGGAGATCCATTATCGAGCGCGCCACCTCCAGCCCTGCCGCGTCGGTGGTCCCGAACACCACGTAGACACCCTGACTGTCGAGGAGGGCGGCGTTGGGGCCGGTGGTTATGAAGAACTGCGCGCCCCCCGAGTCGAAGCCCGCCGATCGAGCCATCACCAGTTGACCGGGCTGGTAACGGTACGGACCGACGGGCCGGCCGGTGTCCGGATCCGGTGCGAACGGCGGCTCATCCGGGATGGTGTAGCCCGGCCCAGGGTCGGACGGGCTGTTGGTGTGGGGGGAACCGCCCTGGATGATGTCGATCGAAGGGTCGGTCCGGAATAGCAGCGTGCCGTCGTAGTAGCCCCAGCGGGCAAGCGTGACGAAATTGTTGACGGTCTGGGGCGTGTCGGCCGGTGTCAACTCGAAACGCATCTCCCCTTCGCTGGTGTGGAACACCGCGGTGTAACCCGCCGCCGGATCAATACACATCGGTGGTGGGCCGTCGAAGTCGAGCCTCGGCCCGTCGCTTCCGTCCGGCGCCGGACAGCCCGCCGGAACGGCGCCGACACCGGAAGGTCCATCCTCGGCGCGAACATCCGCCACCGTGCCTTCGGCTGCGTCGAGGACGGGGGCTCCGGTCGTGTCGACTGCCACGGATGTCTCGCCGTCCGGCGCTGCTTGAAGGATCGGGAACAGAGCCGCCACGGCGACGACCACCAATGCGGCCGTCCCGATCGCGAGTTTTCTCCGCCGCCCGGCGCGCCCTTGCGCGGCCGCCTTGACCTCCTCCAGCCGGCGCAGGCGATTCTCCTGTTTGCGGCGTTGGGCCCTACCCATGATGTTTCTCGAGTTTGTCTGGACCGGGAATCAGACGCTGCCGAACATGACTTGGCGCCTCGTGGCCCAGGGAGTTGTCCGGGCCTGGCCGTACCACCACGCGGGCGGTAGCCGTGGTCGATGACGGGATGTTCCGGCGCGTCCTCATCCCCGAGGATGGGGACGGAATCGCGTTCAGCGACCATCTCGGGTGCTTCGGTTCGTCCATCGTCGGCGAGCCTACCGCCGGTCGCCCGTCGTTGGCTGCCGGTTGGTGCGCTTGATTACAAGACCAGGTGCCAACCCTTGCCGGCTTACCCAAACCGGTCGTCAGCGCGTCTCCACAGCCCGCTCGGCTTCGTACTCCTCCACCAGCTTTGCCATGCGCTCGATATATAGCCGCACGGTGTAGCGATCGCCAGTGATTTGGTAGTCCTCCATGCCGCCGTGATGGAAATGGATGTGGAACTTCTCAGCGGCGGTGAACCCTGCAGCCAGGAACGGGTCGTCATACTCCTTGGCCAAGCGGAACGTGGCGTTCTTGTTGGCTCGATGGGAGTTGTAGTCCCAGCCGCGCTGGATGGACGCGGCGACCACGGCCTGGACGGAAGCGCTGTAGAGCCTCTCGCCGGCCTGGCGGGTGTCGCCCGCCCCGAACTTGGCCTCTCCCTGGGCCAGCAACGCCAACGCCTCCGCCACATGCTCCGCTACGGCAGACTCTCGGGCCTCTGGCACAACCGTCATAGGGGCAACCTCACTCTCTCCTGGCTCATACCGGATGGTCCCGCGATCCGGAGATCCTCCGGATCCAACGCCCACCAGTCAACTACACCTTCCGGTGCGCTTCGTGCTCCTCCACCAGCTTCAGCATGCGCTCCACGTAGGACCGAACGGCGAAGCGATCGCCGGTGATCTGGTAGTCCTCCATGCCGCCGTGATGGAAGTGAATGTGGAACCTCTCGGCGGCGATGAACCCTGCGGCCAGAAACAGGTCCTCGTACTCGTCGGCCAACTCCCGGGCAGCGTTCTTGTTGGCTCGATGGGAGTTGTGGTCCCAGCCGCGCTGGATGGACGCGGCGATGAGGGCTTGGACGGCGGCGCCGTACAGCTTCTCGGCACCTTGGCGGGTGTCGCCCACCGCGAACTCGGCCTCCGCCTGAGCCAGGAACTCCAACGCCTGAGCCACTCGCTCCGCGACGGTGGACTCTTGGGTCTCCTGCACGACCGTCATAGCTGGGACCTCACTTTCTCGCGGCTCGTCCGGCATGGTCCCGCAAGCCGGAAGCTGCCATCGAGCGCCTTATCGTATCTGTGCGGTCAACGTATCCGCTCGGGTAGTGGCGTTCAAGACCCATGATCGCGACC is part of the bacterium genome and harbors:
- a CDS encoding peptidylprolyl isomerase, which produces MGRAQRRKQENRLRRLEEVKAAAQGRAGRRRKLAIGTAALVVVAVAALFPILQAAPDGETSVAVDTTGAPVLDAAEGTVADVRAEDGPSGVGAVPAGCPAPDGSDGPRLDFDGPPPMCIDPAAGYTAVFHTSEGEMRFELTPADTPQTVNNFVTLARWGYYDGTLLFRTDPSIDIIQGGSPHTNSPSDPGPGYTIPDEPPFAPDPDTGRPVGPYRYQPGQLVMARSAGFDSGGAQFFITTGPNAALLDSQGVYVVFGTTDAAGLEVARSIMDLHVATGNMGGAPSRDVVVYSITVE